The genomic segment CATCACTCATATCGAATTGAATGACGAAACAGTAGAGGGACTAAAACACCGCTATCTTCCAGTGTTTAGTGTCCAATATCATCCGGATGCTGCACCTGGACCGCACGATGCAGATCACTTGTTTGATCAATTTATGGAATTAATGGATGCTTGGAAGGAGACAAAAAAGAATGCCTAAACGGACAGATTTAACGAAGATTATGGTCATTGGATCAGGCCCAATTGTTATTGGACAAGCTGCTGAATTTGATTACGCAGGAACACAAGCGTGTCTTGCATTAAAAGAAGAAGGTTATGAAGTCGTACTGGTCAACTCAAACCCGGCTACCATTATGACCGATAAAGAAATTGCGGATAAAGTCTACATTGAGCCGATTACATTAGAATTTGTCTCACGCATATTACGTAAGGAACGACCAGATGCCATTGTTCCAACGCTAGGCGGACAAACAGGATTGAATATGGCAATGGAATTATCTAACTCAGGCATTCTTAAAGAGTTAGACATTGAATTATTAGGAACAAAATTAAGTGCCATCGATCAAGCAGAAGACAGAGATTTATTTCGGAAATTGATGAATAAACTAAATGAACCTGTCCCAGAAAGCGAGATTGTTCATTCTGTTGAAGAAGCTTTGTCTTTCGCAGAACAAATTGGATTCCCCTTGATCGTTCGTCCGGCATTTACAATGGGTGGGACTGGTGGAGGAATTTGTGATAACGAGGAAGAGCTGAAAGAAATCGTTAAGAATGGATTGAAATTATCACCAGTTAACCAGTGTCTAGTCGAAATCAGTATTGCAGGATACAAAGAAATCGAGTACGAAGTGATGCGTGATAAAAATGATAATGCGATTGTTGTCTGCAATATGGAAAATTTTGATCCGGTTGGGATTCATACAGGAGATTCGATCGTGTTTGCTCCCACACAAACCTTAACGGATAAGGAACACCAACTGTTGCGTGATGCATCATTAAAGATCATCAGAGCATTAGGTATCGAAGGAGGGTGCAATGTTCAACTAGCGCTTGATCCAGACAGTTTCAACTACTACATCATCGAAGTGAATCCTCGTGTTAGTCGTTCCTCAGCGTTAGCGAGTAAGGCAACAGGCTACCCGATTGCTAAATTAGCCGCAAAAATCGCAGTAGGACTTACACTCGATGAAATGAAGAATCCAGTAACTGGAACAACGTATGCTGAATTTGAACCAGCGTTAGACTATGTTGTTGCGAAAATCCCTCGATGGCCATTTGATAAGTTTGAACAAGGCGACCGCAAGCTAGGTACGCAAATGAAAGCCACCGGAGAAGTGATGGCAATTGGACGGACAATTGAAGAATCTTTATTAAAAGCTGTTCGTTCATTAGAAATAGGAGTATCTCATGTCTTATTAGAAGAAGCTACTTTAGCTACGGATGAAGACTTGATTGAAAAAATGATCAAAGCTGAAGATGATCGCTTATTTTATGTGGTAGAAGGCATCCGCCGCGGATATACGATAGAAGATTTAGCCAACTTAACCAAAATCGATTTATTTTTCTTAGATAAACTGCTCCATATCGTAGAACTTGAAGATGAACTAAAAGAAAATAAGGAAGATATTGATGTGCTGACTACAGCTAAACAATATGGTTTCTCAGACAAAGCTGTTGCGCAGTTATGGGACACCAATGAACAAGCTGTATCTGCCTTACGTTATGAGCATGACATTATTCCAGTTTACAAAACTGTTGATACATGTGCTGCAGAATTCGACTCTAATACACCTTATTTCTACAGTACCTATGAGGAAGAAAATGAAAGCATCGTTTCACCTAAACCTTCCGTCTTAGTTTTAGGATCAGGGCCGATCCGAATCGGACAAGGGGTTGAATTTGATTATGCTACGGTCCATTCTGTGAAAGCGATCCAACAAGCGGGTTATGAAGCCATTATCATGAACAGCAACCCTGAGACGGTTTCAACAGACTTCTCTATTTCGGATAAGTTGTACTTTGAACCGTTGACCTTAGAGGATGTGATGCATGTCGTTCGTCTAGAACAACCGATTGGAGTGATTGTCCAATTTGGTGGACAGACAGCCATTAATTTGGCCGAACCGTTGACTAAAATGGGAGTAACCTTACTAGGGACGAGCGTAGAAGATTTGGATAGAGCAGAAAATCGTGATTTGTTCGAACAAGCGTTAAATGAACTTGAAGTCCCTCAACCTTTAGGAGATACGGCCACCAATGAAAAAGATGCGGTAGTGATTGCCGATCGAATCGGTTATCCTGTGTTGGTTCGTCCCAGCTATGTTTTAGGCGGACGCGGTATGCAAATCGTAGACACGCAACCCGATTTAGAAAGCTACATGCGTAATGCTGTGAAAGCTTCTCCAGAACACCCAGTATTGATCGACCGCTACTTAGTTGGGAAAGAAGTTGAAGTAGATGCAATCTGTGATGGAGAGACCGTTCTGATTCCTGGCATTATGGAACACATCGAACGTTCAGGTGTCCATTCAGGTGATTCAATGGCGGTTTATCCCCCACAATCATTGTCAAAAGAACTGCAAGAGACGATTGTCGATTACACCACACGTTTGGCGCTCGGATTAAATTGTATGGGAATGATGAATGTCCAGTTTGTTATCCATGACAATACAGTCTATGTCATCGAAGTCAATCCTCGTGCCAGTCGGACAGTGCCATTCTTAAGCAAAGTAACCGGTATTCCGATGGCTCAAGTTGCAACTAAAGCCATTTTAGGCCAGTCACTCAAAGAGCAAGGATATGGTAATGGACTGTTTAAAGAATCAAAATTGATTCATGTCAAAGCTCCCGTATTCTCTTTCACGAAGCTGCAAAAAGTAGACGCACTCTTAGGACCAGAAATGAAATCCACTGGAGAAGTGATGGGAAGCGATGTTACACTAGAAAAAGCTCTTTATAAAGCCTTTGAAGGAAGTCATATGCACTTATACGATTATGGAACTGTCCTGTTTACCATTTCTGATGAGGACAAAGAAGAGGCGCTCACATTAGCCAAACGCTTTTATATGATCGGCTATAATGTCGTGACTACTGAAGGAACCGGAGATTATTTTGCAGAGCATCACATTCCAGTAACAAAAGTTGCAAAAATTCAACAACAAACATCTGAGACTGTCTTAGATTTGATTCAAGGAAATACCGTTCAAATGGTCATCAATACTATGACCACAGGAATCGGTGTAGTAAACGATGGAGAACTCATTCGGAAAACAGCGATTGAACAAGGCATTCCTTTGCTAACGTCGCTTGATACGGTATCAGCCATCCTGAATGTA from the Carnobacterium inhibens subsp. inhibens DSM 13024 genome contains:
- the carB gene encoding carbamoyl-phosphate synthase large subunit; translation: MPKRTDLTKIMVIGSGPIVIGQAAEFDYAGTQACLALKEEGYEVVLVNSNPATIMTDKEIADKVYIEPITLEFVSRILRKERPDAIVPTLGGQTGLNMAMELSNSGILKELDIELLGTKLSAIDQAEDRDLFRKLMNKLNEPVPESEIVHSVEEALSFAEQIGFPLIVRPAFTMGGTGGGICDNEEELKEIVKNGLKLSPVNQCLVEISIAGYKEIEYEVMRDKNDNAIVVCNMENFDPVGIHTGDSIVFAPTQTLTDKEHQLLRDASLKIIRALGIEGGCNVQLALDPDSFNYYIIEVNPRVSRSSALASKATGYPIAKLAAKIAVGLTLDEMKNPVTGTTYAEFEPALDYVVAKIPRWPFDKFEQGDRKLGTQMKATGEVMAIGRTIEESLLKAVRSLEIGVSHVLLEEATLATDEDLIEKMIKAEDDRLFYVVEGIRRGYTIEDLANLTKIDLFFLDKLLHIVELEDELKENKEDIDVLTTAKQYGFSDKAVAQLWDTNEQAVSALRYEHDIIPVYKTVDTCAAEFDSNTPYFYSTYEEENESIVSPKPSVLVLGSGPIRIGQGVEFDYATVHSVKAIQQAGYEAIIMNSNPETVSTDFSISDKLYFEPLTLEDVMHVVRLEQPIGVIVQFGGQTAINLAEPLTKMGVTLLGTSVEDLDRAENRDLFEQALNELEVPQPLGDTATNEKDAVVIADRIGYPVLVRPSYVLGGRGMQIVDTQPDLESYMRNAVKASPEHPVLIDRYLVGKEVEVDAICDGETVLIPGIMEHIERSGVHSGDSMAVYPPQSLSKELQETIVDYTTRLALGLNCMGMMNVQFVIHDNTVYVIEVNPRASRTVPFLSKVTGIPMAQVATKAILGQSLKEQGYGNGLFKESKLIHVKAPVFSFTKLQKVDALLGPEMKSTGEVMGSDVTLEKALYKAFEGSHMHLYDYGTVLFTISDEDKEEALTLAKRFYMIGYNVVTTEGTGDYFAEHHIPVTKVAKIQQQTSETVLDLIQGNTVQMVINTMTTGIGVVNDGELIRKTAIEQGIPLLTSLDTVSAILNVLESRNFMTNPL